A region from the Spirochaeta thermophila DSM 6192 genome encodes:
- the flhA gene encoding flagellar biosynthesis protein FlhA yields MADVQQMLRNVFITQRSDVLVAIGVIVVVMMLVIPMPAVLLDTLMALNLVISLLTILIVLSVRRALEFSVFPTLLLVLTVFGLALNVSSTRLILTQGSGFQGRLIRAFSTFVVGSAGTEGLVVGFIIFIIIIAVQFIVITKGATRVAEVAARFTLDALPGKQMAIEAEYNSGAITEEEAARKKAELQREADFYGAMDGASKFVSGNVKVGLLITFINVLGGMIVGMAIHGEPLDVALRTYISLTIGDGLVSQFPALLVSTATGLIVTRAISDGTFGQDVSSQFSQEGRIYWMAAGFLLFLSLLPGFPWYVLVPMAGLLAFVGFRLAQRPVREAEAAAAEAAAARPVPQQPEISPVVPLDPIALEIGYALIPLVDREQGAELLERITRIRKETALELGIVIPRIRIVDNMRLEPSEYCVKIKGVEVGRGRIKMGAYLCINPGGVTEEIPGEETRDPAFGLPARWIKEEDRDRAERAGYTVVDPPSIIATHLTEIIKQHAAELLGRQEIQSMLNALREDYPAVVDDVQEVLTLGEIQKVLQGLLREQVSIRNLVSILETIADYARMTKDVTFLIEKARQAIARQICAQYTDEHRVLRVLTLDPALEQMIIDARVETAGGVVTALEPGVYRKWINAVMNAVRQVQEQGYLPIVLCQEAARPLVKQSTLRDVPDLVVLSVPEIPSEVRVEALGEIRID; encoded by the coding sequence ATGGCCGATGTCCAGCAGATGCTCAGAAACGTGTTCATCACCCAACGATCCGATGTGCTCGTAGCCATTGGTGTCATCGTGGTGGTGATGATGCTCGTCATCCCCATGCCCGCCGTCCTCCTCGACACCCTGATGGCCCTCAACCTGGTCATAAGCCTCCTCACCATCCTCATCGTCCTCTCCGTGAGGCGGGCCCTTGAGTTCTCGGTGTTTCCCACTCTCCTCCTCGTGTTGACCGTGTTCGGACTGGCCCTCAACGTCTCTTCCACCAGGCTCATACTCACCCAGGGGAGCGGGTTCCAGGGGCGGCTCATCCGGGCGTTCAGCACCTTCGTGGTCGGATCCGCGGGGACCGAAGGCCTCGTGGTGGGGTTCATCATCTTCATCATCATCATCGCCGTACAGTTCATCGTCATCACCAAGGGGGCCACGAGGGTAGCGGAGGTGGCGGCTAGGTTTACCCTCGACGCCCTCCCCGGGAAGCAAATGGCTATAGAGGCCGAGTACAACTCGGGTGCGATCACGGAGGAGGAGGCGGCCCGCAAAAAGGCGGAGCTCCAGAGGGAGGCCGACTTCTACGGGGCCATGGACGGTGCCTCCAAGTTCGTGTCAGGGAACGTGAAGGTGGGGCTCCTCATCACCTTCATCAACGTCCTCGGCGGGATGATCGTGGGGATGGCCATTCACGGGGAACCGCTCGACGTGGCCCTCCGCACCTACATCTCGCTCACGATAGGTGACGGCCTGGTCTCCCAGTTTCCGGCCCTCCTGGTCTCAACCGCCACGGGCCTCATCGTCACCCGGGCCATCTCCGATGGGACCTTCGGCCAGGATGTCTCCTCCCAGTTCTCCCAGGAGGGGAGGATCTACTGGATGGCCGCGGGATTCCTCCTCTTCCTCTCGCTCCTGCCCGGTTTCCCCTGGTACGTGCTCGTTCCCATGGCGGGCCTGCTCGCCTTCGTGGGTTTCAGGCTCGCACAACGCCCTGTCAGGGAGGCCGAAGCGGCCGCTGCCGAGGCGGCGGCCGCCCGTCCCGTCCCTCAGCAGCCCGAGATATCCCCGGTGGTGCCCCTCGACCCCATCGCCCTCGAGATCGGGTACGCCCTCATCCCCCTTGTGGATCGTGAGCAGGGAGCGGAGCTCCTGGAGCGTATCACCCGTATCAGAAAGGAGACGGCCCTCGAGCTGGGGATCGTGATCCCGAGGATACGTATCGTCGACAACATGCGGCTCGAACCTTCCGAGTACTGCGTGAAGATCAAAGGGGTGGAAGTAGGCCGGGGAAGGATCAAGATGGGGGCCTACCTGTGTATCAATCCCGGGGGAGTGACCGAGGAGATTCCCGGAGAGGAGACCCGGGATCCCGCCTTCGGACTTCCGGCCAGGTGGATAAAGGAAGAGGACCGCGACAGGGCAGAACGGGCTGGTTACACAGTGGTGGATCCTCCCTCCATCATCGCCACGCACCTCACCGAGATCATCAAACAGCACGCGGCCGAGCTCCTCGGACGCCAGGAGATCCAGTCGATGCTCAACGCCCTCAGGGAGGACTACCCCGCGGTGGTGGACGACGTCCAGGAGGTGCTCACTCTCGGTGAGATCCAGAAGGTGCTCCAGGGCCTCCTCAGAGAGCAGGTCTCCATCCGGAACCTCGTGAGCATCCTGGAGACGATCGCCGACTACGCCCGCATGACGAAGGATGTCACCTTCCTCATAGAGAAGGCCCGACAGGCGATTGCCAGACAGATCTGCGCACAATATACTGACGAGCACCGTGTGTTGCGGGTCCTCACCCTGGATCCCGCGCTCGAACAGATGATCATCGATGCGAGGGTGGAGACCGCAGGGGGGGTGGTGACCGCCCTCGAACCCGGGGTCTATCGAAAGTGGATCAATGCGGTCATGAATGCAGTGCGGCAGGTCCAGGAGCAGGGATACCTTCCCATCGTCCTCTGTCAGGAGGCCGCGAGGCCCCTGGTGAAGCAGAGCACCCTCCGGGACGTCCCCGATCTGGTGGTGCTCTCGGTCCCGGAGATCCCTTCGGAGGTGAGGGTGGAGGCACTGGGTGAGATCAGGATCGATTGA
- the flhF gene encoding flagellar biosynthesis protein FlhF: MEFFTEQAPTRAEALQKIRTKYGDRVRILSQRTVRLGGFLGLFPREGVEITGYVVPEGVRTPSSPRRSFDEERRRILELAKSEQSPRDQILEKVLSELAQIKENIQRGTVREDEKEHEHIRRLRAMLEEAEFTDRYIEKTIRRIRDELTLQQIEDFALLQKLVVQWVRESIRIYPLKFTRRPEIFILVGPTGVGKTTTIAKLAAMYGLGLEDNIRYDVRIITIDNYRIAARQQIETYANIMGIPVACVESYEELERQVRLFQDVDIIFVDTIGKSPRDYRKLADMKDMLEACGSRAQTHLALSATTKTADIYTVLQQFEPFNYTSVVLTKLDETTTVGNIISVLEEKGKPISFITNGQAVPHDIAAATPAKLLAAVRGFILEDME, encoded by the coding sequence ATGGAATTTTTCACCGAGCAGGCGCCCACCCGTGCGGAGGCGCTCCAGAAGATCAGGACCAAGTACGGGGACAGGGTGAGAATCCTCTCTCAGCGCACCGTACGCCTTGGGGGCTTCCTCGGACTCTTCCCCCGGGAAGGGGTGGAGATCACCGGCTACGTGGTCCCCGAGGGAGTACGTACCCCCTCCTCCCCGAGGCGTTCCTTCGACGAGGAGCGGAGGCGAATCCTGGAGCTCGCGAAGTCTGAGCAGTCTCCCCGTGACCAGATCCTCGAGAAGGTGCTCTCGGAGCTCGCCCAGATCAAGGAGAACATCCAGAGGGGGACGGTACGAGAGGATGAGAAGGAACATGAACACATCAGACGTCTTCGGGCCATGCTCGAGGAAGCGGAATTCACCGATCGCTACATCGAGAAGACCATCCGACGGATCAGGGACGAACTCACCCTCCAGCAGATCGAGGATTTCGCCCTCCTCCAGAAACTCGTCGTTCAGTGGGTAAGGGAATCGATACGGATCTACCCGCTCAAATTCACCAGGAGACCTGAGATCTTCATCCTGGTGGGCCCCACGGGGGTGGGGAAGACCACCACCATCGCGAAACTGGCGGCCATGTACGGCTTGGGGCTCGAGGACAACATCCGCTACGACGTGCGGATCATCACCATCGACAACTATCGGATCGCCGCCCGCCAACAGATAGAGACCTATGCCAACATCATGGGCATCCCCGTCGCCTGTGTGGAAAGCTACGAAGAACTCGAACGCCAGGTGAGGCTCTTCCAGGATGTGGACATCATCTTCGTGGACACCATAGGAAAGAGCCCCCGTGATTACCGGAAACTCGCCGACATGAAGGACATGCTCGAGGCCTGCGGCAGCCGTGCCCAGACACATTTGGCCTTGAGTGCCACCACGAAAACAGCCGATATATATACCGTCCTGCAGCAGTTTGAGCCGTTCAACTACACGTCGGTGGTGCTCACCAAGCTCGATGAGACCACCACGGTGGGGAACATCATCAGCGTGCTGGAGGAGAAGGGAAAACCCATATCCTTCATCACCAACGGACAGGCGGTTCCCCACGACATCGCGGCGGCGACACCGGCCAAACTTCTGGCTGCAGTACGCGGCTTCATACTGGAAGATATGGAGTAG
- a CDS encoding MinD/ParA family protein, which yields MADQAESLRELMRGRMVPLSQSRTRIIAVTSGKGGVGKTNVATNLAIAYAQLGKKVVLMDADLGLANVNVVLGIIPKYNLYHLIRRQKTLEEIIVDTPYGIKIIAGASGFAKIANLSDDEREHFIEELVGLSFADVIIIDTSAGVTQNVISFVAAADDVVVVTTPEPTAITDAYGIIKIIATEIENINMGLKLVVNRVKSVAEGRRVAERVTTIAGQFLNVKIDYLGFVYEDGSVQDAVLKQRPFIVLDPRGKASICVKHLVSRLEKVEYREGKGLGGFLRNLLGRG from the coding sequence ATGGCAGACCAGGCCGAATCTCTACGGGAGTTGATGCGAGGTCGGATGGTCCCTCTCTCGCAGAGTCGTACACGGATCATCGCCGTGACCAGCGGTAAGGGAGGGGTGGGGAAGACCAACGTCGCCACCAATCTCGCCATCGCCTATGCCCAGCTGGGGAAGAAAGTGGTACTCATGGATGCCGATCTGGGCCTGGCGAACGTGAACGTGGTGCTCGGCATCATTCCCAAGTACAACCTCTATCACCTCATAAGGCGGCAGAAGACCCTGGAGGAGATCATCGTCGATACGCCGTACGGTATCAAGATCATCGCAGGGGCATCGGGATTCGCGAAGATCGCGAACCTCTCGGACGACGAGCGTGAGCATTTCATCGAAGAACTGGTGGGACTCTCCTTCGCCGATGTCATCATCATCGATACCAGCGCGGGGGTGACCCAGAACGTGATATCCTTCGTGGCGGCTGCCGACGATGTGGTCGTGGTGACCACCCCCGAGCCCACCGCCATCACCGACGCCTACGGGATCATCAAGATCATCGCGACCGAGATAGAGAACATCAACATGGGACTGAAGCTCGTGGTGAATCGGGTGAAGAGTGTGGCAGAGGGACGACGGGTGGCGGAGCGGGTCACCACCATCGCGGGACAGTTCCTCAACGTGAAGATCGACTATCTCGGATTCGTGTACGAAGACGGTTCGGTACAGGATGCGGTACTGAAACAGCGCCCCTTCATCGTCCTCGATCCCAGGGGGAAGGCCTCCATATGTGTCAAACACCTCGTGAGCAGACTGGAGAAGGTGGAATACCGTGAGGGGAAAGGACTCGGAGGCTTTTTGCGAAATCTCCTCGGCAGGGGGTGA
- the whiG gene encoding RNA polymerase sigma factor WhiG translates to MDERSLAQRTEDELWKEYQKTRDPQIREYFIKQYAPLVKYVAGKIAVGLPSSVEFDDLIGFGTFGLLDAIEKFDPEKHVKFKTYAVTRIRGAIYDELRAMDWVPRSVRQKSREIEDALHRLESSLGRAATDEELAREMNMSSRELQKTLQKISSTSILSLQELWYTGDENDRVAIADMLEAPQAYDPAARVEREEIKRVVAEAIKELPEKEKKVLVLYYYEDLTLKEIGAILNVTESRVSQLHTKAISRLRVKLRNIRKGIF, encoded by the coding sequence ATGGATGAACGCAGCCTGGCGCAGAGGACAGAAGACGAGCTCTGGAAGGAATATCAGAAGACAAGGGATCCCCAGATCCGTGAGTACTTCATCAAGCAGTACGCCCCACTCGTGAAATACGTTGCGGGAAAGATCGCGGTGGGGCTCCCCAGCAGCGTGGAGTTCGACGATCTGATCGGCTTCGGGACGTTCGGACTCCTCGATGCGATCGAGAAATTCGACCCCGAAAAACATGTGAAGTTCAAGACCTATGCGGTCACCAGGATAAGAGGCGCCATCTACGACGAACTCCGTGCAATGGACTGGGTCCCTCGTTCGGTACGGCAGAAGAGCAGGGAGATAGAGGACGCCCTCCACAGGCTCGAGAGTTCCCTGGGGAGGGCCGCCACCGACGAGGAACTCGCCCGGGAGATGAATATGAGCTCGCGTGAGCTCCAGAAGACACTCCAGAAGATCAGTTCCACTTCCATCCTCTCCCTGCAGGAACTCTGGTACACAGGAGACGAGAACGATCGGGTGGCCATTGCGGATATGCTCGAAGCCCCCCAGGCCTATGATCCGGCCGCCCGCGTGGAGCGGGAGGAGATAAAGCGGGTGGTGGCGGAAGCCATAAAAGAGCTTCCTGAAAAGGAAAAGAAGGTCCTCGTGCTCTATTACTACGAAGATTTGACTTTGAAGGAAATCGGGGCTATCCTTAATGTGACGGAGTCCAGAGTGTCTCAGCTCCATACCAAGGCGATCAGCCGGCTCAGGGTGAAGCTGAGGAACATACGTAAAGGTATCTTCTAG
- a CDS encoding FapA family protein, translating into MKTQLEEDKRRKLVQVTGQTLEEALQEAAIELGCRIKDLEYEVIEKGSSGFLGMGKKSWLVVASLAVQKVKEEVREEEAGLGIEEMAPLPKDRDGQAFVRLSPDGVYLCVIPPEGKGKPVTERAALEAIARRTDASVDVNLVSKVVRKADGQFVRIAPYSYNPAHDAVLSVNITDGEMRAYLLAQPPREGGTDPTAEMIRDFLKMNGVEYGLKEDVIEEFERNPRYGQEILIAEGTPPRHGEDAKIVYNFETNPSRIRLKERDGRVDYKDLNLVQNVVAGQVLAKKIPPGKGVPGKTVTGTLLPARDGKDLPIPVGKNVKLSEDGMVAVAEINGQVMITGGKISVEPVYTVEGDVSLKTGNILFLGTVIVKGNVEDGFSVKASGNIEVKGSVGKCELDAEGDIVVHQGIAGKSAALIRAGKNVVSRFIENARVEAGEFVLVSDGIINCTVSANKKIICHGRRASIVGGKLIATEEIVAKNLGSVGGIETILEVGYDPRAKEKEEHLSQELEKLQDELKEIMLNLGTLENQRKTQKLSEERLKVYKELLLRRRELSLKVENLQKEIEDTRAYLSQLKTKGRISASGTVFPGVKIVIRDAVLQVKNEFKAVTFISEANMVKVTKYEEPEDLDKLDLLER; encoded by the coding sequence ATGAAGACACAACTGGAAGAGGACAAGAGGAGGAAACTCGTCCAGGTCACGGGCCAGACACTGGAGGAGGCACTCCAGGAGGCGGCGATAGAACTCGGTTGCAGGATAAAGGATCTGGAATATGAGGTCATAGAGAAAGGATCGTCCGGTTTCCTGGGTATGGGGAAGAAGTCATGGCTCGTCGTGGCCTCCCTGGCGGTACAGAAGGTGAAGGAAGAGGTGCGTGAAGAGGAAGCCGGACTGGGCATCGAAGAGATGGCACCGCTTCCCAAGGATCGGGATGGACAGGCCTTCGTGAGACTCTCCCCCGACGGTGTGTATCTCTGTGTGATCCCTCCCGAGGGGAAGGGAAAACCGGTCACGGAACGGGCGGCGCTCGAGGCGATCGCCCGGAGGACGGACGCCTCCGTGGACGTGAACCTCGTGAGCAAGGTGGTACGGAAGGCCGACGGGCAGTTCGTGAGGATCGCTCCTTACAGCTACAATCCCGCACACGATGCGGTTCTCAGTGTGAACATAACCGATGGGGAGATGCGGGCCTATCTCCTCGCTCAGCCCCCTCGGGAGGGCGGTACCGATCCCACCGCGGAGATGATCCGGGATTTCCTCAAGATGAACGGAGTGGAATACGGCCTCAAGGAGGATGTGATAGAGGAGTTCGAGAGGAATCCGCGCTATGGACAGGAGATACTGATCGCGGAAGGGACGCCGCCGCGGCATGGCGAGGATGCAAAGATCGTGTACAACTTCGAGACCAACCCCTCTCGGATCCGTCTCAAGGAGCGCGACGGACGGGTCGACTACAAGGACCTCAACCTCGTCCAGAACGTAGTGGCGGGTCAGGTGCTCGCGAAGAAGATTCCTCCCGGGAAGGGCGTGCCCGGCAAGACGGTCACGGGTACGCTCCTCCCCGCACGCGATGGGAAGGATCTGCCCATCCCCGTGGGCAAGAATGTGAAACTCTCCGAGGATGGGATGGTGGCGGTGGCCGAGATCAACGGCCAGGTGATGATCACGGGCGGAAAGATCTCCGTGGAACCGGTGTACACCGTGGAAGGGGATGTGAGCCTGAAGACCGGGAACATCCTCTTCCTCGGTACGGTGATCGTGAAGGGGAATGTCGAGGACGGATTCTCGGTGAAGGCGAGCGGCAATATCGAGGTGAAAGGAAGCGTGGGAAAGTGCGAGCTGGATGCAGAGGGTGATATCGTGGTCCACCAGGGGATCGCCGGAAAGTCGGCCGCTCTCATCAGGGCCGGGAAGAACGTGGTCTCCCGTTTCATCGAGAACGCGCGGGTGGAGGCGGGAGAATTCGTGCTCGTCTCGGATGGGATCATAAACTGTACGGTCTCGGCGAACAAGAAGATCATCTGCCATGGTCGTCGGGCGAGTATAGTAGGAGGAAAGCTCATCGCCACGGAAGAGATCGTGGCGAAGAACCTCGGCTCGGTGGGCGGCATAGAGACGATCCTCGAGGTGGGATACGATCCCAGGGCGAAGGAAAAGGAGGAGCATCTCTCCCAGGAACTCGAGAAACTGCAGGATGAGCTCAAGGAGATCATGCTGAACCTCGGAACGCTCGAGAACCAGCGTAAGACCCAGAAGCTTTCCGAGGAGAGACTCAAGGTGTACAAGGAGCTCCTCCTCCGTCGGAGGGAGCTCTCCCTCAAGGTGGAGAACCTGCAGAAGGAGATAGAGGATACCCGCGCCTATCTGTCTCAGCTCAAGACCAAGGGGAGGATCTCGGCTTCGGGGACCGTGTTTCCGGGTGTCAAGATCGTCATCAGGGATGCGGTGCTCCAGGTGAAGAACGAGTTCAAGGCGGTCACGTTCATCTCGGAGGCCAATATGGTGAAGGTGACGAAGTACGAGGAACCGGAGGATCTCGACAAACTGGATCTCCTCGAGAGGTAG
- a CDS encoding ExbD/TolR family protein: protein MRLERRLSPQVNVDLTPLIDVVFQLVIFFMVSSVFKTTPGISLELPTAGTAEPLTVQELVITAIAEDEIYVNEVRTTLEGVEKLLASWKDEHQDAEIQVILEADKEAQYQLVISLLDGLRRQGFQDVGLRTRMKR from the coding sequence ATGAGACTGGAACGTCGGCTCAGCCCGCAGGTGAACGTAGATCTCACTCCACTCATCGACGTAGTCTTCCAGCTCGTCATCTTCTTCATGGTCTCCAGTGTCTTCAAGACCACTCCCGGGATCTCCCTCGAACTCCCCACTGCCGGGACGGCCGAACCACTCACCGTGCAGGAGCTCGTGATCACCGCCATCGCGGAGGACGAGATCTACGTGAACGAGGTGAGGACCACCCTTGAAGGCGTGGAGAAGCTCCTCGCATCCTGGAAGGACGAACATCAGGATGCCGAGATCCAGGTGATCCTGGAAGCCGACAAGGAGGCCCAGTACCAGCTCGTGATATCGCTCCTCGACGGTCTCCGGCGGCAGGGGTTTCAGGACGTGGGTCTCCGTACCAGGATGAAACGATAA
- a CDS encoding MotA/TolQ/ExbB proton channel family protein, producing MLNVLIKGGPVLWAIILLAFIGTAIVIERILYFRKIRVDEEKLFLRIKSSLEKGHFDEALYICDTNYSPLSVLIKVGIEHRDHPEHIQREVIKDAANQEVPRLEKNLSGLGTIAHIAPLLGLLGTVTGTMKTFGVLGQFGAVTDPGILATGISEALITTVAGILVAVPAVIFYNYLVTKVNLLLIKMENQVNSLILMINASKKRQGAS from the coding sequence ATGCTCAATGTACTGATCAAGGGAGGGCCTGTCCTGTGGGCCATCATCCTTCTCGCCTTCATCGGCACCGCCATCGTGATAGAACGGATCCTCTACTTCAGGAAGATCCGGGTAGACGAGGAAAAGCTCTTCCTCAGGATAAAATCCTCCCTGGAAAAGGGACACTTCGATGAGGCGCTCTACATCTGTGACACCAACTATTCCCCCCTCAGCGTACTCATCAAGGTGGGGATCGAGCACAGGGACCATCCCGAGCACATCCAACGGGAGGTGATCAAGGACGCGGCGAACCAGGAGGTTCCGCGCCTCGAGAAGAACCTGTCGGGCCTCGGGACCATCGCCCACATCGCACCGCTCCTCGGCCTTCTGGGTACGGTGACCGGTACCATGAAGACCTTCGGCGTGCTCGGTCAGTTCGGCGCCGTCACCGACCCGGGCATACTGGCGACGGGTATCTCGGAGGCCCTCATCACCACGGTGGCAGGTATCCTGGTGGCAGTCCCCGCGGTCATCTTCTACAACTACCTGGTGACCAAGGTCAATCTCCTGCTCATCAAGATGGAAAACCAGGTCAACTCCCTCATCCTCATGATCAACGCGAGCAAGAAGCGGCAGGGGGCGTCATGA
- a CDS encoding AAA family ATPase, which translates to MKRPKVIYITGFRQHAGKTITALGLIGLLQKKYPPEELGYMKPVGQELVPLEDGTMIDKDARILQEFSGIPDLDPRVVSPVRLGSGFTKEFLDSPNRKAEEEKLTRKVLDSMEALSHKKIIVAEGTGHPGVGGIVGLSNARVAEILGAEVVFLSGGGIGKALDMLEVDLHYFMCQGVNVRGVIFNKLIPSKIDQVRHYITEELLQERFPFFTPPIRILGFLPMVEDLSRPTMHLLSTIFPGTLAIGDVNREECTGRAGRSSSSPRTRTTSTRTTTSRTGRSISSAQVPRTGWPSSWRHTERLENRSEDSSSPAGTPHLSRTGPSSPWSRNTSPPSTCR; encoded by the coding sequence ATGAAGAGACCCAAAGTCATCTACATCACCGGATTCAGACAGCACGCGGGCAAGACGATCACCGCGCTCGGGCTCATCGGTCTCCTCCAGAAGAAATACCCCCCCGAAGAGCTCGGCTACATGAAGCCGGTGGGACAGGAGCTCGTCCCCCTGGAGGACGGGACGATGATCGACAAGGACGCCCGTATCCTCCAGGAATTCAGCGGGATCCCTGACCTCGATCCGCGCGTGGTCTCCCCGGTCAGACTCGGAAGCGGGTTCACCAAGGAATTTCTCGATTCTCCCAACAGGAAGGCAGAAGAGGAAAAACTCACCAGGAAGGTCCTGGACTCCATGGAAGCCCTCTCCCACAAGAAGATCATCGTGGCGGAGGGAACCGGTCATCCCGGCGTGGGGGGCATCGTCGGCCTGTCCAACGCCCGCGTGGCTGAGATCCTGGGCGCGGAGGTCGTCTTCCTCTCGGGGGGAGGCATCGGGAAGGCTCTCGACATGCTCGAAGTCGACCTCCACTACTTCATGTGTCAGGGCGTCAATGTGAGGGGAGTGATCTTCAACAAGCTCATCCCCTCGAAGATCGATCAAGTGCGCCACTACATCACGGAGGAACTCCTCCAGGAGCGGTTCCCCTTCTTCACCCCGCCCATCCGGATCCTCGGATTCCTCCCCATGGTGGAAGACCTCTCCAGACCCACCATGCACCTTCTCAGCACCATCTTCCCCGGTACCCTCGCCATAGGCGACGTGAACCGGGAGGAGTGCACAGGCCGTGCGGGAAGATCATCATCATCACCCAGGACAAGGACCACCTCCACCCGGACCACTACCTCTCGGACCGGGCGCTCTATCTCATCGGCGCAGGTTCCCCGGACAGGGTGGCCCTCATCGTGGAGGCACACCGAAAGGCTGGAAAACCGATCGGAGGATTCATCCTCACCTGCGGGGACACCACACCTCTCGAGGACAGGACCGTCCTCACCCTGGAGCAGGAACACATCCCCGCCATCTACGTGCCGTTAG
- the cimA gene encoding citramalate synthase, whose translation MAHEQKPFVVIYDTTLRDGMQGIEITYTVEDKIQIAHKLDELGVDYVEGGFPLSNEKEAEFFRRARDEHFDHAKIVAFGSTRKPGRKAEGDPHIEALLEAETEAVIVVGKAWTEHVTKVLKTSLEENLEMIYDSISYLRSKGRIVFFDLEHFFDGYKADPDYALEVLRAGTEAGAECLVVCDTNGGTLPHEVAQIMGALPQKELAPLGVHFHNDTGNAVANSLMGILSGAIHVQGTINGWGERCGNANLCSIMPTLYYKMGYPITAGPHLTKLTAVSRFVAEKANIIPDKRQPYVGEAAFSHKAGQHVDVLLKAEHLMEHMDASLVGNERRILISELAGKSTILKKLSRYGSFTKDSPEVEQLTRLLKEKEAEGYEYEAAEASFEILILKTLGLYKPLFEFDNYHLESFKAGSADSKTVGKLFLCAEDNEVMGAAVKVGPVEALDAALRDALLPYYPFIEEISLTDYRVRVLNPERATGARVRVFISSRNHNGHTWDTVGVHENIIEASWQALVDSYDYYYNIFVLSQRNTQ comes from the coding sequence ATGGCCCATGAGCAAAAACCGTTCGTCGTGATCTACGACACCACCCTCCGGGACGGCATGCAGGGGATCGAGATAACCTACACTGTCGAGGACAAGATCCAGATCGCCCACAAACTCGACGAACTGGGGGTCGATTACGTGGAAGGGGGATTCCCCCTCTCCAACGAGAAGGAGGCGGAGTTCTTCAGGAGGGCACGAGATGAACACTTCGATCACGCAAAGATCGTGGCCTTCGGGTCCACCAGAAAGCCGGGCCGGAAGGCGGAAGGAGACCCTCACATCGAGGCCCTCCTGGAGGCGGAGACCGAAGCCGTCATCGTGGTGGGTAAGGCGTGGACGGAACACGTGACCAAGGTGCTCAAGACATCCCTCGAGGAGAACCTCGAGATGATCTACGACTCCATCTCCTACCTGCGCTCCAAAGGGAGGATCGTGTTCTTCGACCTCGAACACTTCTTCGACGGGTACAAGGCCGACCCCGACTACGCCCTCGAGGTCCTCAGAGCAGGGACCGAGGCCGGGGCCGAGTGTCTCGTGGTCTGCGACACCAACGGCGGCACCCTCCCCCACGAGGTCGCGCAGATCATGGGGGCTCTCCCCCAGAAGGAACTCGCCCCGCTCGGGGTCCACTTCCACAACGATACGGGGAACGCCGTGGCCAATTCCCTCATGGGCATTCTCTCAGGGGCCATCCACGTACAGGGAACCATAAACGGCTGGGGTGAACGGTGCGGCAATGCCAATCTCTGCAGCATCATGCCCACCTTGTACTACAAGATGGGGTATCCCATCACTGCAGGGCCGCACCTCACCAAGCTCACCGCGGTCTCGAGGTTCGTAGCGGAGAAGGCGAACATCATCCCCGACAAGAGGCAGCCCTATGTGGGAGAAGCGGCCTTCAGCCACAAGGCCGGCCAGCACGTGGATGTCCTCCTCAAGGCCGAGCACCTCATGGAGCACATGGACGCCTCGCTCGTGGGGAACGAACGACGCATCCTCATCTCGGAGCTCGCGGGCAAATCCACCATCCTCAAGAAACTCTCCCGTTACGGTTCCTTCACGAAGGACTCCCCCGAGGTGGAACAGCTCACCCGACTCCTCAAGGAAAAAGAGGCCGAAGGCTACGAGTACGAGGCGGCGGAGGCCTCTTTCGAGATCCTCATACTGAAGACACTGGGGCTCTACAAGCCGCTCTTCGAGTTCGACAACTATCACCTCGAATCATTCAAGGCCGGCTCCGCCGACTCCAAGACCGTGGGAAAGCTCTTCCTCTGTGCCGAGGACAACGAAGTGATGGGGGCTGCGGTGAAGGTGGGACCGGTGGAGGCCCTGGACGCCGCACTCAGGGACGCCCTCCTTCCCTACTACCCCTTCATCGAGGAGATTTCCCTCACCGACTACCGCGTACGCGTCCTCAACCCGGAGAGGGCCACCGGTGCCAGGGTACGGGTCTTCATCTCCTCCCGTAACCACAACGGCCATACCTGGGACACGGTGGGCGTCCATGAGAACATCATCGAGGCCTCGTGGCAGGCCCTGGTGGACAGCTACGACTACTACTACAACATCTTCGTCCTCAGTCAAAGGAATACGCAATGA